The sequence CGGGTGTGCTCGTGCGCTTCCCGAAGCTCAAGCTCGCGTACAGCGAGGGCCAGATCGGCTGGATCCCCTACGCGCTCGAGCGTGCCGACACCGTGTGGGAGCACCACGACGCGTGGATCAAGGCGAAGGAGCGGATCCCCGACCCGCCGTCGACGTACTACGCCGGGCGCATCTTCGGGTGCTTCACGTCCGACGAGCACGGGTTGCGGAACATCGACGCGGTCGGCGAGGACAACGTCTGCTTCGAGACCGACTACCCGCACACCGACACGACGTGGCCGAACACGTTGCCGTTCATCGAGAAGTTCCGCGAGAACCTCACCGACGAGCAGCTCTACAAGGTGCTGCGCGGCAACGCGATCCGCATGCTCGAGCTCGACCGCGTCTGACCGCATCACGTGCCGGCGATCTCGAGGAGCGCGTCCGCGACCGCGCGCGGCTCGGTGATCATGAGGTCGTGGCCGGTGTCGATCTCCCACAGCCGGCCGTCGGCGCGCGCCTTGTCCATGAGGTCGCGGTCGCGTGTGGCGAGCGTCGACGTGCACACGACGTGGTACTGCGGGATCGCCTGCAGCGCGTCCTCGTTCGCCAGCTCGAGCTCCTGCTCGAAGCACCGCCACGGGTGACCGGTGAGTCGGTCGTCCATCCACGCGACGTCGGCGTCGTCGGTCACGCCGTAGAACCGGCCCGCGCCCGGCGCGGGGAGCAGCACCAGCTCGACCCCGTCGACGACCTCACCCATCGGGCGGACGGCCTCGATGACCGGACCGGCGACGTCGACGAGCGACTGCCCGTTCCTCGGGTTCGCGGCGTCCAGGTAGACGAGCCGACCGACGCGGTCGGCGGCTCGGTCGGCGACACCGGTGATCACCATCCCGCCGTAGCTGTGGCCGACCAGGATCACGTCGCGCAGGTCCTCGTAGTGGAGGACGGCGACGACGTCGCGCACGTGCATGTCGAGGTCGACCGCCGGTCCGAGAAGGTGCGCCCGCTCGCCCAGGCCGGTCAGGGTCGGCGCGTGCACGTCGTGACCCGCGGCGCGCAGCAGTGGCGCGACCTTTCCGTAGCACCAGCCACCGTGCCCACCGCCGTGCACCAGGACGTACGTCGCCATCGCGTCTCCGTTCGGAAGATGCGGCACTCACGTACGCAATGCGTACGTGAGTGCCGCATCTATCCAGTTCGATAGCGCAGCGGGAGGTGCTTGATGCTGCCGTTGACGATCGAGCTGAGCCGCTCGACGGGTCCGGCGAGCTCGAACGACGCCACCCGATCGAGCAGGAGCGCGAGCACGATCTCGAGCTCGAGGCGCGCGAGCTGCGCCCCCATGCAGAAGTGCTCGCCGAACCCGAACGCGAGATGCTGGTTCGGGCGCCGATCGACGCGGAACGCGAACGGCTCGTCGAACACGTCCTCGTCACGGTTCGCCGACGCGTAGTAGAGCGCCACCTGGTCGCCCGCCGCGATGTCGACGCCGCGAATCGTGCAGTCCTCGGTCGCGACCCGGGTGAAGTGGCTGATCGGACTCACCCAGCGGAGGATCTCCTCGACCGCGTCGGACAGGTGCTCGCGACGGCCGCGCAGCTTCTCCCACTCGTCCGGGTGCTCGCAGAACGCGAGCACCCCACCGCTGATCGCGTTGCGCGTCGTCTCGTTGCCTGCCTCCACGAGCAGCTCGCAGTAGGCGAGGAGCTGATCGGCGGTGAGGGGCTCCCCCTCGACCGTGCCACGGACGAGATCGCTGACGAGGTCGTCGCGCAGGTCGTCCCGGCGCGCCGCGATGAGCCGCTCGAAGTACGAGTGCAGCTCGCGGCGCGCGCGCATGAACGTCTGCCCCGGCCGCTCACCGGGCCGGCGGTACTCGGGGTCGTCCTTGCCGATGACCTCGTTCGTCCACCGGAAGAGCAGGTCCCAGTCGTCGCGGGGAACGCCGAGGCTCCAGGCGATCACCGCGAGCGGGAACGGCGCGGCAAGTCGCGCGACGAGGTCGATCTCGCCGGAGCCGCCGCGGGGGATCGCGTCCTCGACGATGCTCGCGGCGATGCGCGCGATGTCGTCCCTCTTCGCCCGGGCGGCGCGTGGTGTGAATCGTCGCATGACGACGCGACGGAGCGCGCCGTGCCGGGGCGGGTCCGACAGCACGACCATCTCGGGTACGGGGAGCTCGGGCGCGTTCGCCCGCGCGAGCGTGATTCCACGCGCGTTCGAGAAGCGGCGCGGCTGGGTCGACACCTGTACGACGTCGGCATGCTTCGTGATCGCCCAGAACGGCTCGTAGCCGCGTGGTTCGAAGCGGGCGACAGGCGCCTCGGCTCGCAGCTCCGTCCACGCGCGATGCGGGTACCCGTCCCGGGCCCAGCGCTCCGGATCGACGAGCTCGTCGGGATCGAAGGAGACGGTCCTCACGTTGGCTCCGTTCGACGCTCTCGGGGCAGGGCGAGCAGCCGCTCCGCGATCACGTTCCGCTGAATCTCGCTCGTCCCACCCATGATCGAGTTCGCGCGCGTGGACAGCAGCCCGCGCGCCCACGGGCCGTCGTCGACCAACGCACCGGGACCGAGCGCAGCGACGGCCGCCTCGTGGAGCCGCTGCGACATACCGGCCCAGAACAGCTTCACGAGGCTCGACTCCGCGCCGATCTCCTCACCGCGCGCGAGACGGGCGAGCGTGCGTCCGTTGTGCAGGCGGAAGATCTCGACGTCGATCCACGACCGCGCGAGCGCCTGGCGCACGATCGCGTCGTCGTCCAGGCCCGCCTGGACGCACGCCGCGCTCAACCGCTCGATCGCGACCTCGGCGAGCACCTGCTCGCGCCAGATGAACGAGCCGCCCCGCTCGTTGCCGAGCGTCGTGTTCGCGACGCGCCAGCCCTCGTGCTCCGGGCCGATCAGGTTGGCGACGGGGACCTCGACGTCGTCGAGGAACACCTCGTTGAACTCGCTGTCACCGGTGATCTGGCGGAGCGGCCGGACGTCGACGCCGGGCGCGTCCATCGGGACGGCGAGCATCGAGATGCCCTTGTGCGAGGGCGCGTCCGGATCCGTGCGCACCAGCGCGATCCCCATGTCGGCGAACGTCGCGTACGACGACCAGACCTTCTGCCCGTTGACCCGGTACACGCCGCCGGACTTCTTCGCGCGGGCCGACAGTGACGCGAGATCACTGCCTGCCCCGGGCTCGCTGAACAACTGGCACCACACGTCCTCGCCGGCGAGGATGCGCGGCATCCAGCGCGCCCGCTGCTCGGCCGTGCCGTGCGCCATGAGGGTGGGCCCGACCAGCGTGACGCCGGCCCGACCGAGGAGCGGCGGCGCGCCGGCTCGCGCGAGCTCCTCGTTGTAGATCGCCACCTGCGTGACGGACGCGCCGCGCCCCCCGTACTCGACGGGCCAGTGGATCGCGACCCAGCCGCCCGCGTGCATCGTGCGCTGCCACTCGCGCAACACGTCGGCGTCCGCGCGCGTCGTCGCGACGTCGACGCGCGGCGGCGGATGGGCGCGCAGCCAGCCGCGCAGCTCGTCGCGGAGCGCGTCGTCATCCGTCGCCATCTCAGCGGCCCAGCAGCCCACGCTCGATCACGTGCGCGGCGGCGT comes from Acidimicrobiia bacterium and encodes:
- a CDS encoding alpha/beta hydrolase — protein: MATYVLVHGGGHGGWCYGKVAPLLRAAGHDVHAPTLTGLGERAHLLGPAVDLDMHVRDVVAVLHYEDLRDVILVGHSYGGMVITGVADRAADRVGRLVYLDAANPRNGQSLVDVAGPVIEAVRPMGEVVDGVELVLLPAPGAGRFYGVTDDADVAWMDDRLTGHPWRCFEQELELANEDALQAIPQYHVVCTSTLATRDRDLMDKARADGRLWEIDTGHDLMITEPRAVADALLEIAGT
- a CDS encoding cytochrome P450, coding for MRTVSFDPDELVDPERWARDGYPHRAWTELRAEAPVARFEPRGYEPFWAITKHADVVQVSTQPRRFSNARGITLARANAPELPVPEMVVLSDPPRHGALRRVVMRRFTPRAARAKRDDIARIAASIVEDAIPRGGSGEIDLVARLAAPFPLAVIAWSLGVPRDDWDLLFRWTNEVIGKDDPEYRRPGERPGQTFMRARRELHSYFERLIAARRDDLRDDLVSDLVRGTVEGEPLTADQLLAYCELLVEAGNETTRNAISGGVLAFCEHPDEWEKLRGRREHLSDAVEEILRWVSPISHFTRVATEDCTIRGVDIAAGDQVALYYASANRDEDVFDEPFAFRVDRRPNQHLAFGFGEHFCMGAQLARLELEIVLALLLDRVASFELAGPVERLSSIVNGSIKHLPLRYRTG
- a CDS encoding acyl-CoA dehydrogenase family protein, with the translated sequence MATDDDALRDELRGWLRAHPPPRVDVATTRADADVLREWQRTMHAGGWVAIHWPVEYGGRGASVTQVAIYNEELARAGAPPLLGRAGVTLVGPTLMAHGTAEQRARWMPRILAGEDVWCQLFSEPGAGSDLASLSARAKKSGGVYRVNGQKVWSSYATFADMGIALVRTDPDAPSHKGISMLAVPMDAPGVDVRPLRQITGDSEFNEVFLDDVEVPVANLIGPEHEGWRVANTTLGNERGGSFIWREQVLAEVAIERLSAACVQAGLDDDAIVRQALARSWIDVEIFRLHNGRTLARLARGEEIGAESSLVKLFWAGMSQRLHEAAVAALGPGALVDDGPWARGLLSTRANSIMGGTSEIQRNVIAERLLALPRERRTEPT